The genomic DNA TGCCGCAAAATAGCATGAGAGATATTAGGTTGTCTATAGATGATATCCAATCGATTAGTATGGCCGGTTTTTAAATATGTAAAGGTGGTAGAAAGCTTCTACCACCCCAATAGTTTTTTAGTTTACTTTACGATAGAAACGTCGCGTAAGCATTGAATCGCACAGAAACAGCTTAAATCAACAGTAATGCAAGTAGTTGTAGATATTAATCTTGCATTTGGTACAGCTAAAAACGTACAAATTGGATCGTCACCAGGTGGTACCGGAGTACCGTCACCTAATACTACAGTTAATACACGTAGCACAGCACAGCTATCATCATCTACGCTTTCCACACGGAAAATTGGAGATCGGCAGCTAGTAAGGCTTGATGATGGTGCAAATGCTTCAAAAGGTTCTCCAGTTTTTGTGTATAAAATAAAAGGGCGTGTATTTGCTACTGATGCAGTGTTATGTGCACCTAAAAATGGGATTTCACAACCAGATCCACACGTTGTTGTAGAACAATCTTGTAATTCATTGATGAATTTTACAACGTCAACTACACAATGAGAAGAGCCATGGTGTTTATTTTCGTTACAACTCATTAATGTCACTCCTTATCTTCTTGTTTGTATTTACATTAATAAGATATTGGAGTCGAGGAGATTTGGTCACAATCTCAAGACCTTTTTTTTTAAATAGGCGAAAGAAGATAAGGGAAGGTGGAATTATGCTATTTACAAGCTGGCTTTTATTTTTTATTTTCGCGTTAGCAGCCTTTAGGCTCACTCGTTTAATTGTTTATGATAAAATTACAGCCTTTTTGCGAAGACCATTTATTGATGAATTAGAGATTACGGAGCCAGATGGAAGTGTATCAACGTTTACAAAAGTGAAAGGTAAAGGATTAAGAAAGTGGATTGGCGAATTATTAAGCTGTTATTGGTGTACAGGTGTATGGGTTAGTGCTTTTTTATTAGTTTTATATAATTGGATTCCTATCGTTGCGGAGCCGTTACTTGCATTATTAGCTATTGCAGGAGCAGCAGCAATCATTGAAACGATTACAGGATATTTTATGGGAGAATAATATATTTTCATAATAAGAGAAAAAGCGGAGTTTAAAAGAATGAGGGAACGGAAATAAAGAGTTGTTCATATAGTAAATAGACAGAATTGACAGTAGAGGAGATGTTTGCTGTGAGCAATAATCCTAGGCAAAATTCATATGACCTGCAGCAGTGGTATCAAATACAGCAACAGCACCATGCACAACAACAGGCATATCAAGAACAATTACAACAACAAGGATTTGTGAAGAAAAAGGGATGCAATTGTGGGAAAAAGAAGAACACAATAAAACACTATGAAGAATGAAACACTCATGTTACTGTGAGTGTTTTTTATTATACATATAAAAAGCGGTATTTCTGTATTAGAAATACCGCTTTTTACTAGCTAATTTGTGCAACTGTTAATGCTGCTGCACGGATGTCTACAGTTCCAATTAACTCAACTGGTACAATTTGAATTAAGTCACCAGGATTTAAGTTAATAAGAATAACACCGCTGGATACGTCTACTTCACCAGTACCAATAACGTTAGAACGAACCGCTGTACCTGATCCAGGAATAATGTTAGCTGGCGTACCTAATGATAAGAAGAAACGACCAGCTTCTGGTGCAACAGGTGCATTATCAAGACTAATTGTTAATGTATAACTGATTTGATAAATACCAGCTCGTAGAATTCGAATACCATCTCCAACACTTACTGTATCATTTATTACAGGAACAGTAATATTTGGGTTTGGACTTACACTAGGTAATAGTAGTGGTGTAAATAGTGAAGCGAACTGAGGTGCAGACGCGTTGAAAGCAAAACCGAAGGCAGGTAGTGTACTAGCTGGTTTTGCCTCGCAATCAATTTTAGTAAATTCGCAATCAGAAGAGAACATGTTTTTCACTCCTTTATCTGTTTCTACTTTCAGTTAATGAAAAGGACAGGTTCTATGTTCTAGACAAGTTCCCAATTTTAAGAAATTTACATAATAATACTCGTTAAGCATGGATTGGGTGGCAGAATTATCTGCCACCCAATCCATACTTAACGCATTATTTAGTTTTAAATTGTAACATCGCGTAAGCATTGAATCGCACAGAAGCAACTTAAATCAACAGTAATGCAAGTAGAGGTTGATACTAATCTTGCATTTGGTACAGCTAAAAACGTACAGATGGGATCGTCAGTAGGTGGTACAGGGGAGTTATCACCTAATACTACAGTTAATACACGTAATACAGCACAATCATCATCATCTATACTTTCTACGCGGAAAATTGGAGATCGGCAGCTAGTAAGACTTGCTGATGGTGCAAATGCTTCAAAAGGTGCTCCGGCTTTTGTGTATAAAATAAAAGGACGTGTATTAGCTACTGATGCAGTGTTATGTGCACCTAAAAATGGAACTTCGCAACCAGATCCACATGTTGTTGTTGCACAGTCTTGCAGTTCATGTATAAAGCGAACGACATTCGATACACAGTTGAAATCACAATCATGTTCATGATGGTCTTCGTTACAATTGCAGCTCATTATGTTCACTCCTTATCGTGAGTTCTGACATACACTATTACAATATGAGTGGGATATGGCTGATATTACGTTAATTCTCACGATAAAAACAAGGAATTTATATAGGAGGGATGTACATAATGTGATATAAAAAAAGACATCCTTATTTAGTGGATGTCTTTTCAGGTAAATCTTTTCGCACAGTATATAAAAAACGAGATATATCTAATTTCTTTCCTCTGAAAAATTGCGGAGAAGAAATGTAAAGCTCTTCTTTCGCACGTGTAATGGCGACATACAGTAATCGGCGTTCTTCTTCTAACGCTTCAGAAGTTTCCGTAATACGATCATTTGCATCTTTTAAAGAAGAAGTATGGGGCAGGATTCCATCACTCGCTCCAAGTAAAAAGACACATGGAAATTCAAGGCCTTTTGCGTTATGAATTGACATAAGTGAAACGGCATCTTTTTGCGGCATTGTTTTTAATGCTTCCATTTCCTTTTGACCTTGAATCGCCTCGTCGATAAATTGTAAATAAGCTGGAATATCGGTGAAACGAGTTGCAGACTCCATTAATTCTTCCAACATTTCTTCTTGTATGTCTTTATGCATCGTAAAGGAAGAACGATCGTTACTTTGTAAGTACTCTAAATATTTTCCTTTACCATGTATGATTTCTTTTAATGCTTTTTTCGGTTCTAATTCTTTAATAAATTTAATAAAATCGATGCGCTCATTTACCTTTTTCACTTGAAAAGGTTTTAAGCTCGGATTTAATAATAAGAAATGAAGAAGAGAAGGAAAACGGCCTTCACCATATTTCCATTGTTCACGTTCAATAAAT from Bacillus cereus G9842 includes the following:
- a CDS encoding DUF1360 domain-containing protein; this translates as MLFTSWLLFFIFALAAFRLTRLIVYDKITAFLRRPFIDELEITEPDGSVSTFTKVKGKGLRKWIGELLSCYWCTGVWVSAFLLVLYNWIPIVAEPLLALLAIAGAAAIIETITGYFMGE
- the exsY gene encoding exosporium assembly protein ExsY, whose translation is MSCNENKHHGSSHCVVDVVKFINELQDCSTTTCGSGCEIPFLGAHNTASVANTRPFILYTKTGEPFEAFAPSSSLTSCRSPIFRVESVDDDSCAVLRVLTVVLGDGTPVPPGDDPICTFLAVPNARLISTTTCITVDLSCFCAIQCLRDVSIVK
- the exsF gene encoding exosporium protein ExsF encodes the protein MFSSDCEFTKIDCEAKPASTLPAFGFAFNASAPQFASLFTPLLLPSVSPNPNITVPVINDTVSVGDGIRILRAGIYQISYTLTISLDNAPVAPEAGRFFLSLGTPANIIPGSGTAVRSNVIGTGEVDVSSGVILINLNPGDLIQIVPVELIGTVDIRAAALTVAQIS
- the cotY gene encoding spore coat protein CotY gives rise to the protein MSCNCNEDHHEHDCDFNCVSNVVRFIHELQDCATTTCGSGCEVPFLGAHNTASVANTRPFILYTKAGAPFEAFAPSASLTSCRSPIFRVESIDDDDCAVLRVLTVVLGDNSPVPPTDDPICTFLAVPNARLVSTSTCITVDLSCFCAIQCLRDVTI